The Pan troglodytes isolate AG18354 chromosome 6, NHGRI_mPanTro3-v2.0_pri, whole genome shotgun sequence genomic sequence TGCCCAAGCCCCAGGCAGGGCCCATCGCTGTGCCCACTGTCGAAGGCACTTCCCTGGCTGGGTGGCTCTGTGGCTTCACACCCGCCGGTGCCAGGCCCGGCTGCCCTTGCCCTGCCCTGAGTGTGGCCGTTGCTTTCGCCATGCCCCCTTCTTAGCACTGCACCGCCAGGTCCATGCTGCTGCCACCCCAGACCTGGGCTTTGCCTGccacctctgtgggcagagcTTCCGAGGCTGGGTGGCCCTGGTTCTGCATCTGCGGGCCCATTCAGCTGCAAAGCGGCCCATCGCTTGTCCCAAATGCGAGAGACGCTTCTGGCGACGAAAGCAGCTTCGAGCTCATCTGCGGCGGTGCCACCCTCCCGCCCCGGAGGCCCGGCCCTTCATATGCGGCAACTGTGGCCGGAGCTTTGCCCAGTGGGACCAGCTAGTTGCCCACAAGCGGGTGCACGTAGCCGAGGCCCTGGAGGAGGCCGCAGCCAAGGCTCTGGGGCCCCGGCCCAGGGGCCGCCCCGCGGTGACCGCCCCCCGGCCCGGTGGAGATGCCGTCGACCGCCCCTTCCAGTGTGCCTGTTGTGGCAAGCGCTTCCGGCACAAGCCCAACTTGATCGCTCACCGCCGCGTGCACACGGGCGAGCGGCCCCACCAGTGCCCCGAGTGCGGGAAGCGCTTTACCAATAAGCCCTATCTGACTTCGCACCGGCGCATCCACACCGGCGAGAAGCCCTACCCGTGCAAAGAGTGCGGCCGCCGCTTCCGGCACAAACCCAACCTGCTGTCTCACAGCAAGATTCACAAGCGATCCGAGGGGTCGGCCCAGGCCGCCCCCGGCCCGGGGAGCCCCCAGCTGCCAGCCGGTCCCCAGGAGTCCGCGGCCGAGCCCACCCCGGTGGTACCTCTGAAACCGGCCCAGGAGCCGCCGCCAGGGGCCCCGCCAGAGCACCCGCAGGACCCGATCGAAGCGCCCCCCTCCCTCTACAGCTGCGACGACTGCGGCAGGAGCTTCCGGCTGGAGCGCTTCCTGCGGGCCCACCAGCGGCAGCACACCGGGGAGCGGCCCTTCACCTGCGCCGAGTGCGGGAAGAACTTCGGCAAGAAGACGCATCTGGTGGCGCACTCGCGCGTGCACTCCGGCGAGCGGCCCTTCGCCTGCGAGGAGTGCGGCCGCCGCTTCTCCCAGGGCAGCCATCTGGCGGCGCACCGGCGCGACCACGCCCCCGATCGGCCCTTCGTGTGTCCCGACTGCGGCAAGGCCTTCCGCCACAAACCCTACCTGGCGGCGCACCGGCGCATCCACACCGGCGAGAAGCCCTACGTCTGCCCCGACTGCGGCAAAGCCTTCAGCCAGAAGTCCAACCTGGTGTCGCACCGGCGCATCCACACGGGCGAGCGGCCCTACGCCTGTCCCGACTGCGACCGCAGCTTCAGCCAGAAGTCCAACCTCATCACCCACCGCAAGAGCCACATCCGGGACGGCGCCTTCTGCTGTGCCATCTGTGGCCAGACCTTCGACGACGAGGAGAGACTCCTGGCCCACCAGAAGAAGCACGATGTCTGAGACGGTGGGCGGGGCCGTGTTGGCTGAGAGAGGGCTGGGGTCCTTCGTGGTGGGAGTCGCAGTGGGCTGGGGGTGCCTGCCTAGTGCTGGAGTAGGGGACAATGGGAATCCTAGAGGGGATGGAAGACGCGGGGAGTGAGCTGGGTGGGCCCTGCTAGCGAGAGAGGTCAACCCCGGTGGCCAGGGAACCCACTTCCAAGCGCAGGGACGCCGGCCTCCAGCTGGTGTGTGCTAAGGCTCCGTCCTGACTGCCCTGTGCCCTGGAAAAGTAGCAATAGCATCCGCCCCTTAGAGCCCTCTGGCTAGAGGAGCCACCAGTGGAAAGGAAGACCCTCCATCCTCTGGTATTAACGCCTTAATGCCCCTGTCTTTTACTGTAAGTTACTTAAGATCATTTTTGGAAGCAGGCGTGGTAGAGTCCTGTAAATGAATGCTCTGGGCTAGATACAGCTTGGAGAACCTGCTGGCCTTGTTAGACAGCACTTGGGCCTTTGCCAGCAGCAAGAGGTGAAGCGAAGCCACTCttacctctcccttcccctcccacctgCCCCCTGCGTAGGCACCCAGACTTGGAGAGACCCATCTGCTGTTAGTACTTTCATCCTCTTCCTTCCCAAAGAGCAGACCCCAAGGCATTTACTCCTTGGTCTGTCTCGCTTTATCTGTCGCCCCTCCCAGCGCTGAGAGCCTCCCCTGGCTGTCAGCAGCACTGTGTCCAGGCTCTTGTCTGAACACCGCAGCCCCTCCTTCGCTCCTTCCAGAGCTCAGCATGTCACGGCAAGGACTGCCGCATTGGTGGTGGAGGGCCAGCTGAGGGGAAGTTGCTGgtgagtttccttttctccatttctagCATATGGACACCTGGCCTCTGCTTGAGCACTTAGGTGACAGGAACTTCCGCACCTCCTGGGGCCCTGGATGATTCTAATTGTTAGAAATTCTAATTGTTAGAAATCCTTCCTTATAATGAATGAATTCTGCTTTCCTATAATTTCTACCTATTGGGCCTTGTTCTGTTCTCTGGAACTAAACAGAACAACCATTTACCCCTCCTTTTCAAACTAGAGAATAAAGATTTGGTTTTAGAACTGGTGGCTGGGGAGTGTTACTTTTTCCGGGGGAGCTGCGACATGTCAGGAAGAGCAGCATGCTCTCCTCCCTAGAAGGACGGGGGGCTGTGGGTGGGGCTCTGGCCACAGGCCACGTGCCCAGCTTGCTGAGCTCTGGCCCCCTGCCTCAGTTCTTCCCTGAGCATACCCAGGCAGTTGGGCTAATTCTCTGGGTGGTGGGCCTAAGCTCCAGAGAACTGTGGTGGGTGGAATGCTCTCAGCTTGGTCCCAAGATTTATGTTCTTGGTCACTTGCCCTCCTAGATGGGCCCAGCAACACCTAATCTTTCTCACCACCTGGGCCTTTATGAAACTCCAGCAAGCACTATGAGCTCTTTTGAGGGGTGCTGGGTGTTAAACGGACTTTGGTTATACTTGGACTGTGCCTCCAGTAGTCCTTCAGAGGTTGGACAGATGAAGGAGCCTTTGGGAGGGGAGGCTGTTCCCTGCAACTAAGACAGCACTCAGCTTCCACACTCCACACACCAGGGTTTCAGCCTTCTTTGAGGTTGTTGTCAAACCCAGCCTGGGTCCACTTGCCCAGTGTTTGCAAAGCCTAACACCGACAGTGAGATTTGCAGCCAGAGAAAGTAAGGCGTTTATTGTAGAGCACCAGGCGAGGAGAATGGGCAGCTAAGGCTCAAACTCCCTGATGGCTTTTAAGCAAGGGTTTTtaaggcaggggtggggaggttTCAAAGTGAGTTAGGGGCTGAGGAATTTCTGGAACTTCCTTATCCATTTTCTGGTTCCAGTCTGTCTGAGGTCTACGTGCTGGCATTGTCACGTGGTGACATTGGTGGGGGTCCTGGCTCCTGAAAAACAACTCAAGGATATATGTCAAGATGTTatctttaggccgggcatggtggctcatgcctgtaatcccagcactttgggaggccgaggtgggtggatcacctgaggtcaggagttcaagaccagcctggccaacatggtgaaaccccatctctactaaaaatacaaaattagctgggtgtagtggcgggcccctgtagtcccagctactagggaggctgaagcaggagaattgcttgaacctgggaggcggaggttgcaatgagctgagatcgtgccactgcattccagcctgggcaacagagtaagaccttgtctcaaaacaaacaaacaacccaaaaaacaaaacaaaacaaacaaaaagatgttatctttagtttctatgAGGAAGCTAACATTCTGTGACTACTACTTGAGTGACTATTGTttaagctattattattttcttgcttagcgggttattcattcatttccccAATTAATGGTTGTAGAGctagctaggtgcctggaatttccctgGGAGGGactcacatttttctttattctcatgCTTTTCAAGTGATGGGCAGAACCCAGCAGGCTCCTAAGTGGGGTctctgaggctgggcgtggtggctcacgcctgtaatcccagcactttgggaggccgaggcaggtggatcacctgaggttaggagttcgagaccagcctgaccaacatggagaaaccctgtctctactaaaaatgcaaaattagccgggcatggtggtgcatgcctgtaatcccagctactcggcaggctgaggcaggagaatcacttgaacccaggaggcagaagttgcagtgagccgagatcgcaccatggcaccccagcctgggcaacaactctgtctcaaaaaaaataaaataaaataaaataaaataaaaaaagagggtcTCTGCTCCATCTCAAGGTCAGGTCAGACTTTTCAGGTGCCAGTTGCTAGACAGGAAAGGGGGGCTGATTTGATTCTGTCCTACAGTGTCCCTGGCCGGCCTGCTGTAGGACTCCAGATTTCTGTGAGCAGTCACTCTGTATGCGTCCCTGAATTggtggtttcatacaaatttgAGTACCTCTTTTTACCAGGCATTAATAGTTCTTTTCTTGCCTGTGTTAGCAATTTCTGCATATATCTCCAGCATTTAGCACAGAGCACATAAGAATAACCACAATTTGTTGACGTGAGTGGCACCTGGTGAAGTTTACCTAAATTATCTCATGTGTCCTTGTGTGGGAGGTAGTCTTCTTTTATACATGAAAACATTTGCCCACAGTCATATAACTGGTAATCACCAGAGGCAGATTCAAATTCAAGTCTGTCTGACTCTTGAAACCTGTGCTCTTGACAACCGCTGTGTGCTTAGTGGATGAACGCTGCGTGCAGCTGTTTTTGGTTAAGTATTAAATGCCAACTGTGTGGGTGGGGCTTAAAGTGTGTAGGATGGAAAGAACAGCTTCAAAGCTTCATATTGGTTTATGGGGTTATGGAGCCACTTAAAAACCTGTGTAATTGATGGCAAATTATCTGTCAAAGCCTGGGAGCAGAGGGCGTGGTCTCAAGAAAGCCCCAGtcacattttttctctttgtgggaACACAGGGTTTCCAGGGAAGGGGAGATGGCCAGGAAAGAGTAGGTGGATGTCTGGAAATGATGGGCAGGGAGCAGGGGCGGGTCCTTGGGTTGGCACCTAGGTTAGTATTGGAGCCGTTAGGGACAAGGATGAGGGTGAGAGGGGATCTGACCAGGGGTCCTAACCTTTTGAAAAGTCCCGTTTAAAGGAAATAGTCTGGGATATGGGGAAAGCGGGGTGTGGGTGTCCTCAGTGCTTCACTGCCCACTGCTTGTTGTGGGGATGGGAAAGAGAGGTCCAAAGGACGGAAAGGTCACACAAGTGGCCTTGAGGGGGCTGGTAAAGCAGGAACAGAGTCAAATTGTGCCTGGTTCCTTCCTGAGTCCCTTGGTGGGTggcccagtggttctcaagcccTTGCTCTGCCTGGTTCATCACCACAGCAGTCACTGGGGAGGACTGCCTGGGTTGTAGGGGTCTGCTGGCAGGAGCTGCCCATCTCTTCTGAAGAATCcacagtttttctttgttttcttctacaaTTACAAAAGcattaaattatctttaaaaataaataattcagataATAATGTGAACGTTCTCCTTCATTCCCCTATTCCACTCCCAAAATCCTTTTTGTTTACACTGAGAAAAGTTTGAGGAGTATTCTcctaacatttttttcctgtgtatttgCAAACACATATGCAGCCTCTCCccctggtattttttttcttagtggaaATAGGATCCCAGAGGTTCTCCATTCTTTCCACCTCTGAAATACCCTTGGTCATGGGATGCCAATCTGGAGGAAGTCTGCTCTGTAAggaggaaacaggcccagagagtgGAAGTGACCCCCACCGGTGGGGGTCctaatttctgaaaaacaactcaaggACATATGTCAAGATGTCATCTTCAGTTTCTATAAGGAAGCTAACGTTTTGTGACTCTTATTTGGGTACTATTGTTTAAACTATTACTACTTTCTTGCTTAGCAGGTCATTCATTCACTTCCCTAATTGCTGGTTGCAGGGctagctaggtgcctggaatttcccttgaagggactcaaatgtttctttattttcgtGCATTGAATGGGGGGCTGGTGGCAGACCCCTAAGAGAGGTTCCTGCTCTGTCTCAACACTTGTAGCCAGTGGCAAATCTGGAACTAGAATACTGGTCTCAGCAACAGGAATGTATTCCACAAGCCTTTGTAGAACCTCTTCTAGGTACTCTTCTAGAAAataagctaggtgtggtggtgcatgccagtagtctCAGGTATAgttcaggtgggaggatcccttgaggccaggagtttgaggctgaagcgcgttatgattgtgcctgtgaatagccactgtactttaacctgggaaacatagcaagaccccgtctttaaaaaaataaacaggagaaTGAGACTCTAAAGTGTTGATAGCTAGTGATGTGTGGCCTCTTTATAGGGTGTGTATGGTTTTGTATTTTACAAATCCTTCTATAGATAATATAACCAAATTAACGGTAAAAACTCAGTAAGGTATGCAGGCAACTAGAAAATTATTAACCCTATTTTATAGACGAATAAGTCAAAGTCCAGAAACAGAAAAGTATCTTTTATAAAAAGTACACATGAAGTTAGTGACAAAATCGAATCTCAGTCCCCAGTTCCTGCTGTGCTACTGAGGCTAAACCGCAGCCGGGCCTGTGGCAAATGTTTAATCAGCTGTTGACTGAAGAAAATAAGGTCCGCCTGCCCAACAGCAACCGTTTGTAGAGTCTCAGAGGCCCAGCTTCTGTCTGTATCTACCTCATGCCCCAGAGGCAGCTTCTAGCAGCTCCGGAGAGCATCCTGCCAGTGGGAGTTGACCCAGCTGCGCCCCCTTTGAGGGAGAAGTGTGAGGAATTTCCTTACAATGGGGTGGGGAGTTGCGAAGATACTCCTTCCTGAAGGTCTGGCAGTCTGGACCGGGGTGGCAACTGGGCGGAGATGATTCCGCTCAGGGGAACCCTACCTAGTAACCCGACCTAGTAACGTAACCTCAGAGCCGTTCCTCAGCTAGAAAACAAAGGGATTAGGCCGGGCGCgggtttgtaatcccagcactttgggaggccgaggcagcagggTCACttaagctcaagagttcgagaccagcctgggcaacatggcgagacccccgtctctacaaaatatttaaaaagttagcagGTTGGGAGGTTCGGTTGAGCCACGGGTtcgaggttgcactgagccatgatcgcgccactgggGTCTGAGCGAGACCACCTCCCTGAAACAGAAAACGAAGGGGTCGGGTATAATGATTTCTAAGGTCCCTCGTAGTGAACCCTAAAAGTTATCACACCCCACAGTGGGGCTATCGCGGCTTGAGGGCAGCCACAGCCTCAGCCGGGGTTTCTGTCCGGGCCCTGATGGGTCCCCAGCAGGGAGAAACAGCGTCCGGCGCGCTGTGGCGCTCGGCGAACGTGCGCTGAGTTCAGGCGTTACAACGGGGTCGCAGGCGGAGTCCAGGCCTGGCAGGGGTGCCAGGACGCCGCCGGCCATCTGGGGCCCGACCTCCCTAGGTCTCCTCCCCGCGGCCGGCGGCTAGCGCGTTCACGGCGCCCGGGCCTTGCGCGCCCGCCGGGGGCGAGGTCAGCCCTCCCCCCTCGGCTATTGGCTCCAGAGAACAAA encodes the following:
- the REPIN1 gene encoding replication initiator 1 isoform X3; this encodes MLERRCRGPLAMGPAQARLLSGPSQESPQTLGKESRGLRQQGTSVAQSGAQAPGRAHRCAHCRRHFPGWVALWLHTRRCQARLPLPCPECGRCFRHAPFLALHRQVHAAATPDLGFACHLCGQSFRGWVALVLHLRAHSAAKRPIACPKCERRFWRRKQLRAHLRRCHPPAPEARPFICGNCGRSFAQWDQLVAHKRVHVAEALEEAAAKALGPRPRGRPAVTAPRPGGDAVDRPFQCACCGKRFRHKPNLIAHRRVHTGERPHQCPECGKRFTNKPYLTSHRRIHTGEKPYPCKECGRRFRHKPNLLSHSKIHKRSEGSAQAAPGPGSPQLPAGPQESAAEPTPVVPLKPAQEPPPGAPPEHPQDPIEAPPSLYSCDDCGRSFRLERFLRAHQRQHTGERPFTCAECGKNFGKKTHLVAHSRVHSGERPFACEECGRRFSQGSHLAAHRRDHAPDRPFVCPDCGKAFRHKPYLAAHRRIHTGEKPYVCPDCGKAFSQKSNLVSHRRIHTGERPYACPDCDRSFSQKSNLITHRKSHIRDGAFCCAICGQTFDDEERLLAHQKKHDV
- the REPIN1 gene encoding replication initiator 1 isoform X1, with amino-acid sequence MGIGVSLLLQFSLTPGGYRSVGRSRRCSRGSIPRNIPKRSWKKPHPQLCSLQAEEEPMLERRCRGPLAMGPAQARLLSGPSQESPQTLGKESRGLRQQGTSVAQSGAQAPGRAHRCAHCRRHFPGWVALWLHTRRCQARLPLPCPECGRCFRHAPFLALHRQVHAAATPDLGFACHLCGQSFRGWVALVLHLRAHSAAKRPIACPKCERRFWRRKQLRAHLRRCHPPAPEARPFICGNCGRSFAQWDQLVAHKRVHVAEALEEAAAKALGPRPRGRPAVTAPRPGGDAVDRPFQCACCGKRFRHKPNLIAHRRVHTGERPHQCPECGKRFTNKPYLTSHRRIHTGEKPYPCKECGRRFRHKPNLLSHSKIHKRSEGSAQAAPGPGSPQLPAGPQESAAEPTPVVPLKPAQEPPPGAPPEHPQDPIEAPPSLYSCDDCGRSFRLERFLRAHQRQHTGERPFTCAECGKNFGKKTHLVAHSRVHSGERPFACEECGRRFSQGSHLAAHRRDHAPDRPFVCPDCGKAFRHKPYLAAHRRIHTGEKPYVCPDCGKAFSQKSNLVSHRRIHTGERPYACPDCDRSFSQKSNLITHRKSHIRDGAFCCAICGQTFDDEERLLAHQKKHDV
- the REPIN1 gene encoding replication initiator 1 isoform X2, coding for MGIGVSLLLQFSLTPGGYRSVGRSRRCSRGSIPRNIPKRSWKKPHPQLCSLQEEEPMLERRCRGPLAMGPAQARLLSGPSQESPQTLGKESRGLRQQGTSVAQSGAQAPGRAHRCAHCRRHFPGWVALWLHTRRCQARLPLPCPECGRCFRHAPFLALHRQVHAAATPDLGFACHLCGQSFRGWVALVLHLRAHSAAKRPIACPKCERRFWRRKQLRAHLRRCHPPAPEARPFICGNCGRSFAQWDQLVAHKRVHVAEALEEAAAKALGPRPRGRPAVTAPRPGGDAVDRPFQCACCGKRFRHKPNLIAHRRVHTGERPHQCPECGKRFTNKPYLTSHRRIHTGEKPYPCKECGRRFRHKPNLLSHSKIHKRSEGSAQAAPGPGSPQLPAGPQESAAEPTPVVPLKPAQEPPPGAPPEHPQDPIEAPPSLYSCDDCGRSFRLERFLRAHQRQHTGERPFTCAECGKNFGKKTHLVAHSRVHSGERPFACEECGRRFSQGSHLAAHRRDHAPDRPFVCPDCGKAFRHKPYLAAHRRIHTGEKPYVCPDCGKAFSQKSNLVSHRRIHTGERPYACPDCDRSFSQKSNLITHRKSHIRDGAFCCAICGQTFDDEERLLAHQKKHDV